In candidate division WOR-3 bacterium, the following are encoded in one genomic region:
- a CDS encoding ABC transporter permease has translation MKKFKESLSINIRAILARAYVRIVATHREGSWIFLYGLTGLISIASYIFLYRNLGAKKVFEGFVIIGGFVLAFWINVLWSIASQLYWEKLSGNLRYFIIAPCSKMSILIGMSIGGIYMILFRSIFILFTAFIIFKTPLTLFNPFLAILTFFITLFGLYGLGMSFSSLYLIWGREAWHLSNLFQEPVYAISGLYYPIKVLPIFIIFVASLIPLTLGLDAIRQAFFGKEAEGILNIYIEILILTILSVIFLLLSYYTLIKMENIARKWGTLIERWQ, from the coding sequence ATGAAAAAATTTAAGGAATCTCTTTCAATAAATATAAGAGCAATATTAGCAAGAGCCTATGTTAGAATAGTTGCAACCCACAGGGAAGGTTCTTGGATTTTTTTATATGGTTTAACAGGTCTTATTTCAATAGCCTCCTACATTTTTTTATACAGGAATCTTGGAGCAAAAAAGGTATTTGAAGGATTTGTTATAATAGGTGGTTTTGTTTTAGCTTTCTGGATAAATGTTTTATGGAGTATAGCCTCACAGCTATACTGGGAAAAACTTTCAGGTAATTTAAGATACTTTATAATAGCACCTTGTTCAAAAATGTCAATTTTAATTGGAATGTCAATAGGTGGAATTTATATGATTTTATTCAGATCTATATTTATTCTTTTTACTGCTTTTATAATTTTTAAAACACCATTAACACTTTTTAATCCTTTTCTTGCAATTTTAACATTTTTTATTACTCTTTTTGGACTCTATGGGCTTGGTATGTCTTTTTCTTCTTTATATCTTATATGGGGAAGAGAGGCTTGGCACTTATCTAATCTATTTCAAGAGCCTGTTTATGCAATTTCTGGTTTATATTATCCGATAAAAGTTTTACCAATTTTTATTATTTTTGTAGCTTCTCTTATCCCCCTTACCCTTGGTCTTGATGCTATTAGGCAGGCTTTTTTCGGAAAAGAAGCAGAAGGAATTTTAAACATTTATATTGAAATTTTAATACTTACAATTTTATCAGTGATTTTTCTTTTACTTTCTTACTATACTTTAATAAAGATGGAAAACATAGCAAGAAAATGGGGAACACTTATTGAAAGATGGCAATAG
- a CDS encoding DUF1732 domain-containing protein, which yields MKIKKGIKSMTGVSTKSGREGNIFCKLEIISLNSLGSEFKVILQPEIPGIEAKVRNFLEKHLKDGKFVVKINFPETGLRFKINENLIKDIKLKSKKNLLFTIDPFKIPGLVKFIYPEKRIWILLKKLLKKALIELEEKRLKEGEEIKKAIEREIKKIVFNLEKMNSEKINEEIVRIGSHIKSIMRILKNKDGPWGKKLDFYGQEILKEANTISQKTEDLKVINSAIKIKESALNIRELARNLV from the coding sequence ATGAAAATTAAAAAGGGGATAAAAAGTATGACAGGTGTAAGCACGAAATCAGGAAGAGAAGGTAATATTTTCTGTAAACTTGAAATTATATCTTTAAATTCATTAGGTTCTGAATTTAAAGTTATTTTACAGCCAGAGATACCTGGAATAGAAGCAAAGGTAAGAAATTTTCTTGAAAAACATTTAAAAGATGGAAAATTCGTAGTTAAAATTAATTTTCCTGAAACGGGATTGAGATTCAAAATTAATGAAAATTTAATTAAAGATATAAAACTTAAAAGTAAAAAGAATTTACTATTTACAATTGACCCATTCAAAATTCCTGGTCTTGTTAAATTTATTTATCCTGAAAAAAGAATATGGATACTTTTAAAAAAACTTTTAAAAAAAGCCCTAATAGAACTTGAAGAAAAAAGATTAAAAGAGGGAGAAGAAATAAAGAAAGCAATTGAAAGGGAAATAAAAAAAATTGTGTTTAATTTAGAAAAGATGAATAGTGAGAAAATAAATGAGGAAATTGTTAGAATAGGCTCTCATATAAAAAGTATTATGAGAATTTTAAAAAATAAAGATGGACCATGGGGTAAAAAACTGGATTTTTATGGACAGGAAATTTTAAAAGAAGCAAATACAATTTCACAGAAGACTGAAGATTTAAAGGTAATAAACTCTGCAATAAAAATAAAGGAAAGTGCTCTTAACATAAGGGAACTTGCAAGAAATCTTGTTTGA
- a CDS encoding NOL1/NOP2/sun family putative RNA methylase yields MQEILFENTSFYSYLVKLIGSKETKEFFESVKDEFPKTLRVNILKTDRNFLKERLIKKGFILKENPLYENSFEVIYEPYEIGKTLEHYAGFFYIQEKSSLLPVKILKPEKGQFILDIASAPGSKATQIGEIMENKGVLVCNDIHLPRIKALTHNIDRIGLINSAITMMDGAQFGKFYFESFDKILVDAPCSSMGTLHKAKEVLSWWNEKEVNFYKNIQKKLLVSAIKALKVGGEIVYSTCTLTVEENEELIDEILKTYPLEVMKIDEININEERGITEYRDKKFSKEIEKAIRIWPHKSKMEGFFIVKMKKIDKLKKEKNYVVKKEYRKLLKRDNSEIRRFLKFLKEYFGIDESYFDDKIFKLKNDIWLLSGDFEKFEIPHSFREGIRIARLHNNEYKLTTNFVQLVFPFIKKNIYEIKNSEDAIKILKGLDIEISDKEENGFKILVYDGICLGIGVKRENKIKSQIPKSRRFEEIVV; encoded by the coding sequence TTGCAAGAAATCTTGTTTGAAAATACCTCCTTTTATTCTTACCTTGTTAAACTTATTGGTTCTAAGGAAACAAAAGAATTTTTTGAATCTGTTAAGGATGAATTCCCTAAAACCTTAAGGGTTAATATTTTAAAAACTGATAGAAATTTTTTGAAGGAAAGACTAATAAAGAAAGGTTTTATATTAAAAGAAAACCCTCTTTATGAAAATTCCTTTGAAGTTATTTATGAACCATATGAAATAGGTAAAACTCTTGAACACTACGCAGGTTTTTTTTACATACAGGAAAAATCTTCCCTTTTACCTGTAAAGATTCTAAAACCTGAAAAAGGTCAATTTATACTTGATATTGCTTCTGCTCCTGGTTCAAAAGCAACTCAGATTGGTGAAATTATGGAAAATAAAGGTGTTCTTGTTTGTAATGATATTCATTTACCAAGAATAAAAGCTTTAACCCATAACATTGATAGAATTGGTCTTATTAATTCTGCCATAACTATGATGGATGGAGCCCAATTTGGAAAATTTTATTTTGAAAGTTTTGATAAAATTCTTGTTGATGCTCCTTGTTCAAGTATGGGAACTCTCCATAAAGCAAAGGAAGTTCTTTCCTGGTGGAATGAAAAGGAAGTTAATTTTTATAAAAATATTCAAAAAAAACTTCTTGTTTCAGCAATAAAGGCTTTAAAAGTAGGGGGTGAAATTGTTTATTCAACTTGCACATTAACAGTTGAAGAAAACGAAGAACTTATTGATGAAATTTTAAAAACTTATCCATTAGAAGTGATGAAAATTGACGAAATTAACATAAATGAGGAAAGAGGTATAACTGAATACAGGGATAAAAAGTTTTCAAAAGAAATTGAAAAAGCTATCAGGATATGGCCTCATAAATCAAAAATGGAGGGGTTTTTTATTGTTAAAATGAAAAAAATAGATAAACTAAAAAAAGAAAAAAATTATGTTGTAAAAAAAGAATATAGAAAACTTTTAAAAAGGGATAATTCTGAAATTAGAAGGTTTTTAAAATTTCTTAAGGAATATTTTGGAATAGATGAATCTTATTTTGATGATAAAATTTTTAAATTAAAAAATGATATATGGCTTTTATCAGGAGATTTTGAAAAATTTGAGATTCCCCATTCTTTCAGAGAGGGAATCCGTATAGCAAGATTGCATAATAATGAATATAAATTGACAACAAATTTTGTTCAACTTGTTTTTCCATTTATTAAGAAAAATATTTATGAAATAAAAAATTCTGAAGATGCGATAAAAATTTTAAAGGGTCTTGATATTGAAATTTCAGATAAAGAGGAAAATGGTTTTAAAATTCTTGTTTATGATGGAATATGCCTTGGAATTGGTGTTAAAAGGGAAAACAAAATAAAAAGCCAGATTCCAAAGAGTAGAAGGTTTGAAGAAATAGTAGTTTAA